One Peribacillus simplex NBRC 15720 = DSM 1321 genomic region harbors:
- the spoVE gene encoding stage V sporulation protein E, which translates to MPLKKSNPDLILIIVTLSLLTVGLIMVYSASAIWATYKFDDSFYFAKRQLLFACVGVIAMFFIMNVDYWTWRTWAKILIIICFIMLLAVLVPGIGMARNGSRSWIGVGAFSVQPSEFMKLAMIAFLAKFLSERQKLITSFKKGMLPSLGLVLLAFGLIMLQPDLGTGTVMVGTCIVMIFISGAKISHFVGLGLIGVAGFIGLILSAPYRIKRITSFLDPWEDPLGSGFQMIQSFYAIGPGGLFGLGLGQSRQKFFYLPEPQTDFIFAILSEELGFIGGSLVILLFALMLWRGIRIALGAPDLYGSLVAVGIIAMVAIQVMINIGVVTGLMPVTGITLPLLSYGGSSLTLMLMAIGVLLNISRYSRF; encoded by the coding sequence GTGCCATTAAAAAAATCGAATCCTGATCTCATTCTCATAATCGTCACCTTAAGTCTTTTGACTGTTGGATTAATCATGGTTTACAGCGCGAGTGCCATTTGGGCAACATATAAATTTGATGATTCGTTTTATTTTGCTAAAAGGCAGTTGCTGTTTGCCTGCGTTGGTGTCATAGCCATGTTTTTCATCATGAATGTGGATTACTGGACGTGGCGGACATGGGCCAAGATCCTTATCATCATTTGTTTCATTATGTTACTGGCTGTGCTTGTACCAGGTATAGGGATGGCGAGAAATGGTTCGAGGAGCTGGATTGGTGTAGGTGCCTTTTCGGTCCAACCCTCTGAGTTCATGAAGCTGGCGATGATCGCTTTTTTAGCTAAGTTTTTATCAGAACGGCAAAAGCTGATCACCTCCTTTAAAAAGGGGATGCTTCCATCCTTGGGTTTAGTGTTATTGGCATTTGGATTGATCATGTTACAGCCGGACCTTGGAACGGGAACGGTAATGGTTGGAACATGCATCGTTATGATTTTTATTTCCGGGGCAAAGATCAGCCACTTTGTCGGCTTGGGTCTAATCGGGGTAGCAGGTTTTATCGGTCTAATATTGTCAGCGCCCTACCGGATAAAAAGGATTACGTCTTTTCTGGATCCTTGGGAAGACCCTTTGGGCAGTGGATTTCAAATGATTCAATCGTTTTATGCAATCGGGCCTGGGGGATTGTTCGGATTGGGACTTGGGCAAAGCCGTCAAAAGTTTTTCTATTTACCAGAACCGCAGACTGATTTCATTTTTGCCATACTTTCCGAGGAACTTGGCTTCATCGGGGGCTCTCTGGTCATTTTATTATTTGCCCTTATGCTTTGGCGGGGCATTCGGATTGCACTTGGTGCCCCTGATTTATATGGGAGCCTTGTAGCGGTGGGAATCATTGCAATGGTCGCCATTCAAGTGATGATCAATATAGGGGTGGTAACGGGACTGATGCCAGTTACGGGGATCACCTTGCCCCTCTTAAGTTATGGCGGTTCATCCTTGACACTTATGTTGATGGCGATTGGGGTGCTCCTGAACATTAGCCGTTATTCAAGGTTCTGA
- the murD gene encoding UDP-N-acetylmuramoyl-L-alanine--D-glutamate ligase — protein sequence MKETVKYSEKKILVLGLAKSGVMAASLLHKLGAFVTVNDMKPLSENPEAQGLLEQGIKVICGSHPIELLDEGFELIVKNPGIPYRNPIVKGALEKGIPVITEVELAYQISEAPFIGITGTNGKTTTTTLIYEMLKTGEKSPLIAGNIGTVASGVAEKAKPDDSIVIELSSFQLMGIDEFRPEISIVTNLYDAHLDYHSSKQEYVEAKAAITKNQIASDFMIYNADQELVLSMAKKTKAELVPFSAEMKHENGAYVEDGAVCFRGEKIIEVSEIALPGKHNLENVLAAISAAKLKGVANEAIQTVLKTFYGVEHRLQFVATIDNRKFYNDSKATNILAASKALTSFTEPVILLAGGLDRGNEFDELKPAMKNVKAVITFGETAEKIERVAKEIGIANIKRVDNVEKAVPAAFELSNEGDCILLSPACASWDQYKTFEQRGDMFMEAVHKLK from the coding sequence TTGAAAGAGACTGTAAAGTATTCAGAGAAAAAGATATTAGTATTGGGTTTGGCAAAAAGCGGAGTGATGGCAGCTTCGCTTCTACATAAATTAGGTGCTTTTGTGACGGTTAATGACATGAAGCCATTATCGGAAAATCCTGAGGCTCAGGGACTTCTTGAACAGGGAATCAAAGTCATCTGCGGTAGTCATCCAATCGAGCTTCTTGATGAGGGTTTCGAGCTGATCGTTAAAAACCCGGGAATTCCCTATCGGAACCCTATTGTAAAAGGGGCATTGGAAAAAGGGATTCCTGTTATAACGGAAGTTGAACTTGCCTATCAGATAAGTGAAGCACCTTTTATAGGAATCACTGGTACAAATGGGAAAACGACCACGACAACATTGATATACGAAATGTTGAAGACCGGTGAAAAATCCCCGCTGATTGCCGGTAATATCGGGACAGTGGCTTCAGGTGTTGCTGAAAAAGCAAAACCAGATGACTCGATCGTCATTGAATTATCATCGTTTCAGTTAATGGGAATAGACGAATTTCGTCCTGAAATCTCAATCGTGACAAATTTGTATGATGCACATTTGGATTATCACAGTTCCAAACAGGAATATGTCGAAGCAAAAGCTGCAATTACGAAAAATCAAATAGCCTCAGATTTCATGATTTATAATGCAGATCAAGAACTTGTTTTATCCATGGCGAAAAAGACGAAGGCTGAACTTGTTCCTTTTTCAGCTGAAATGAAACATGAGAATGGAGCCTATGTGGAAGATGGTGCAGTCTGTTTCCGAGGAGAAAAAATCATTGAAGTTTCAGAGATAGCCCTTCCTGGGAAGCATAATTTGGAAAATGTACTCGCGGCCATCTCAGCCGCCAAACTGAAGGGGGTAGCTAACGAAGCCATTCAGACTGTACTGAAAACATTTTATGGTGTGGAGCACCGTCTGCAGTTCGTAGCAACGATCGATAACCGTAAATTTTATAATGATTCGAAAGCGACGAACATTCTTGCAGCATCCAAAGCGCTAACATCTTTCACGGAACCTGTCATCTTATTGGCAGGCGGTTTGGATCGGGGAAATGAATTTGATGAGTTGAAACCGGCGATGAAAAATGTCAAAGCCGTAATAACTTTTGGTGAAACGGCAGAAAAAATTGAACGGGTAGCCAAAGAAATAGGAATAGCGAATATAAAACGTGTCGATAATGTAGAAAAGGCCGTGCCGGCTGCATTTGAATTATCAAATGAAGGCGACTGCATTCTTCTCTCCCCGGCTTGTGCAAGCTGGGATCAATATAAAACTTTTGAGCAAAGAGGAGACATGTTTATGGAGGCCGTGCATAAACTTAAGTAA
- the murB gene encoding UDP-N-acetylmuramate dehydrogenase — protein MDNVIKQLTEMKIGKVLEQEPLANHTTMKIGGPADLFIVPSSVENIEKTMQVIKEHGMPWRVIGRGSNLLVSDGGIEGAVLKLGKGLDHLEINGTEIKAGAGVSLVSLSVQISKKGYAGLEFASGIPGSVGGAVYMNAGAHGSDMSEILKEAHVLFEDGTLAWLSKEDMEFSYRTSLLQKKRPGIVLEAIFQLTEGDKTEIVERMQNNKNYRKETQPYNLPCAGSIFRNPLPHHAGKLVENAGLKGHSIGGAQISPMHGNFIVNTGNGSAADVQALIQHVKDTVYDKFEIEMETEVEIIGRK, from the coding sequence ATGGATAATGTGATAAAGCAATTAACTGAAATGAAAATCGGCAAAGTTCTTGAACAGGAACCGCTTGCGAATCATACAACTATGAAAATTGGAGGGCCGGCTGATTTATTCATCGTGCCGTCATCCGTTGAAAATATAGAAAAAACGATGCAGGTTATCAAAGAACATGGAATGCCATGGAGGGTGATCGGCAGGGGCTCGAACCTACTTGTCAGTGATGGTGGAATTGAAGGTGCCGTGCTTAAATTGGGTAAAGGACTTGATCATCTCGAGATAAATGGAACGGAGATTAAAGCAGGCGCTGGGGTATCACTTGTCAGCCTGTCCGTACAAATCAGTAAAAAAGGGTATGCAGGATTGGAATTTGCCAGTGGGATTCCTGGTTCCGTCGGCGGAGCTGTCTATATGAACGCTGGTGCACACGGTTCCGATATGAGTGAAATCCTCAAGGAGGCACATGTTCTTTTTGAAGATGGAACTCTAGCTTGGCTTTCGAAGGAAGACATGGAGTTTTCTTATCGGACTTCTCTGCTTCAGAAGAAAAGACCTGGTATCGTACTGGAAGCAATTTTTCAATTGACAGAGGGTGATAAAACCGAAATCGTTGAAAGAATGCAGAATAACAAGAATTATCGTAAAGAAACCCAGCCTTATAATCTTCCATGTGCCGGGAGCATATTTAGGAATCCACTTCCACATCATGCTGGTAAATTGGTAGAGAATGCGGGCTTGAAGGGACATTCTATTGGCGGAGCTCAGATTTCACCGATGCATGGGAACTTTATCGTTAACACAGGTAATGGAAGTGCAGCGGATGTTCAAGCCTTGATACAGCATGTGAAGGATACTGTGTATGATAAGTTTGAAATTGAAATGGAAACAGAAGTGGAAATTATCGGAAGAAAATAA
- the spoIIGA gene encoding sigma-E processing peptidase SpoIIGA — protein MTLYLDVIWLLNWLFDCLLLYWTAIILKRRVALWRVCIGGLIGSFIIVLAFTPFYAIADRVYMKILVSLVMVLATFGFNRLKLFMKSVATLYFVTFLSGGILLGLHYLFEFQIVSKDPGQYAGINRFGDPVSWIFVMIGFPLAWQFSKRTLEGMEMTKLTHEQMVSVSVKISDFEGTFHGLVDSGNQLYDPITRSPVMIISLSGGETGIPNDMLELFKNPDNLISQEVQPEYSWTGRMRVIPYKVVGHEHQLLTAIKPDYIKIVQGEKEFHVKQGLVSFTFQQLSPDNSYQSIVHPKMLTGISVQNAS, from the coding sequence TTGACTTTATATTTAGATGTGATCTGGTTGTTGAATTGGTTATTTGACTGCCTCCTTTTATATTGGACCGCAATCATTCTCAAACGAAGGGTAGCTCTTTGGCGGGTATGCATCGGCGGGCTGATTGGTTCCTTCATTATCGTATTGGCATTCACTCCTTTTTATGCAATTGCCGACCGAGTGTACATGAAAATATTAGTATCCCTGGTCATGGTGCTGGCAACCTTTGGGTTTAATAGGTTAAAACTTTTCATGAAATCGGTGGCCACGTTATATTTCGTGACGTTTTTATCGGGAGGGATCCTTCTGGGACTTCACTACCTATTTGAATTCCAAATCGTGTCCAAGGACCCTGGCCAATATGCAGGAATCAATCGTTTTGGCGACCCTGTCAGCTGGATATTCGTAATGATCGGGTTCCCGCTCGCATGGCAATTTTCCAAGCGAACACTTGAAGGGATGGAGATGACCAAGCTTACTCATGAACAAATGGTTTCGGTCTCGGTTAAAATTTCTGACTTTGAAGGAACGTTTCATGGATTGGTGGATAGTGGCAATCAATTATATGACCCGATTACACGTTCCCCAGTAATGATCATCTCTCTTTCAGGCGGGGAAACAGGAATTCCGAACGATATGCTAGAGCTCTTTAAAAACCCTGATAACCTGATTAGTCAGGAAGTGCAGCCCGAATATTCATGGACAGGAAGAATGCGTGTCATCCCTTATAAAGTCGTGGGTCATGAACATCAGCTGTTAACCGCAATCAAACCGGATTACATTAAAATCGTTCAAGGAGAAAAAGAATTTCATGTCAAGCAGGGTCTCGTTTCGTTTACCTTCCAGCAACTCTCTCCCGACAATAGCTATCAATCTATCGTTCACCCGAAAATGTTAACCGGGATATCGGTGCAAAATGCCTCCTGA
- the ftsA gene encoding cell division protein FtsA, with protein sequence MNSNEIYVSLDIGTSSVKVIIGEMVNDTLNIIGVGNIKSEGLKKGSIVGIDETVQSIQKAIEQAERMIGMEIKKVIVGISGNHVTLQPCHGVVAVSSDNKEITEHDVFRVREAAELITIPSDREIIDVVPIHYKVDELDEISDPRGMIGVRLEMRGILITGLRTILHNTLRCVERAGLEITDIALQPLAAGSLVLSKDEKELGVALVDIGGGSTTLAIFEQGYLQYTSVIPIGGETLTKDLSIVLRTTMEEAEKIKVKHGHAFYDDASEDEVFQIPIIGSDQQQTCNQLMLSDIIEARVTEIFELIQDDLRRLGFQDIPGGFVLTGGVVKMPGVLELAQYVFQNRVRTAEPNYIGVREPQYTTAVGLIKHACKKERMQKNTANKTPVAAGQAQEDNDQRSQKVSQKNKENTAKKQGEKGESKFKKILGYFFE encoded by the coding sequence ATGAACAGCAACGAAATATACGTAAGTCTTGACATCGGTACATCCAGTGTAAAAGTTATCATTGGGGAAATGGTCAATGACACATTAAATATAATCGGTGTAGGAAATATTAAATCAGAGGGGCTCAAAAAGGGTTCGATCGTCGGTATAGATGAAACCGTCCAATCCATTCAAAAGGCTATAGAGCAAGCAGAACGGATGATAGGGATGGAGATAAAAAAGGTAATCGTCGGCATAAGTGGAAATCACGTGACGCTTCAGCCGTGTCATGGGGTAGTAGCGGTATCCAGTGACAATAAAGAGATTACCGAGCATGACGTTTTCCGTGTTAGAGAAGCAGCGGAGTTAATAACGATACCATCCGACAGGGAAATCATCGACGTGGTGCCGATTCACTACAAAGTTGATGAACTTGATGAAATCAGTGATCCAAGGGGCATGATAGGTGTCCGGTTGGAAATGAGAGGGATTTTAATCACAGGTCTTCGGACAATTTTACATAATACGCTGCGCTGTGTGGAAAGGGCAGGGTTAGAAATAACCGATATCGCCCTTCAGCCCTTAGCCGCAGGTTCCCTTGTTTTATCCAAGGATGAAAAAGAACTTGGTGTGGCACTTGTCGATATTGGCGGAGGTTCCACGACTCTGGCAATTTTCGAACAAGGCTATTTACAATATACGTCTGTGATACCTATAGGCGGGGAAACACTTACTAAGGACCTTTCCATCGTTCTAAGGACAACGATGGAAGAAGCTGAGAAAATAAAAGTAAAGCATGGACATGCCTTTTATGATGACGCGTCTGAAGATGAAGTATTCCAAATACCGATCATCGGCAGCGATCAGCAGCAGACCTGCAACCAGTTAATGCTTTCGGATATCATTGAAGCGCGGGTGACCGAAATATTCGAGTTGATTCAAGATGATTTGAGGAGACTTGGCTTCCAGGATATACCGGGTGGTTTCGTGTTGACCGGGGGCGTCGTCAAGATGCCGGGAGTCCTGGAGCTAGCTCAATATGTGTTCCAAAACCGAGTAAGGACAGCTGAACCCAATTACATCGGTGTTAGGGAACCCCAATACACGACAGCTGTTGGTTTGATTAAACACGCATGCAAGAAAGAGAGAATGCAAAAAAACACCGCTAATAAAACTCCTGTAGCAGCTGGACAAGCTCAAGAAGATAACGACCAGCGCAGCCAGAAGGTTTCTCAGAAAAACAAAGAGAACACGGCTAAAAAACAAGGTGAAAAAGGTGAATCTAAATTCAAAAAAATCCTGGGTTACTTTTTTGAATAA
- a CDS encoding DUF881 domain-containing protein — protein MRKINGKQVVLPLVCVVLGFMIAFSYNLTKEGEGAGKDKAWDQEYELRQQLIEQEKQNRELQKELLQKQENVSQIEKDLAQEKQLFFNLAKDTEKYRMFLGKVKVKGSGLQVTLEDGTDMDSEDNVNNYLVHEQHVFKVVNELYISGAEAVAINGQRLNHDSYIICNGPVITIDGHQHPAPFIISAIGDPDVLGASLDLPGGIKEQLVNENIIFTVEKQKNIIFDPIIGG, from the coding sequence ATGAGGAAAATTAATGGCAAACAGGTGGTTTTACCCCTGGTTTGCGTGGTTCTCGGATTCATGATTGCCTTCTCTTACAATCTGACCAAAGAAGGTGAAGGTGCAGGGAAGGACAAAGCCTGGGATCAGGAATATGAGCTTAGGCAGCAGCTGATCGAACAAGAGAAACAGAACCGGGAACTTCAGAAGGAACTCCTTCAGAAGCAAGAAAATGTATCTCAAATAGAAAAAGACCTAGCTCAGGAAAAGCAGCTTTTTTTCAATTTGGCAAAGGATACGGAAAAATACCGTATGTTTCTCGGAAAAGTGAAAGTGAAAGGCTCAGGCCTTCAAGTGACGCTTGAAGATGGTACAGATATGGATTCAGAAGACAATGTTAATAATTACCTCGTCCATGAACAGCATGTCTTCAAGGTCGTCAATGAACTATACATTTCAGGTGCAGAGGCTGTTGCGATTAACGGTCAAAGGTTAAATCATGATTCATACATAATTTGTAATGGGCCAGTGATTACAATCGATGGCCATCAGCATCCTGCTCCCTTCATCATATCTGCGATTGGGGACCCGGATGTCCTGGGTGCTTCACTAGACTTACCCGGTGGCATCAAGGAACAGCTGGTTAATGAGAATATTATCTTTACAGTGGAAAAGCAAAAGAATATCATTTTTGATCCAATTATTGGAGGGTAA
- the sigE gene encoding RNA polymerase sporulation sigma factor SigE yields the protein MKKFILRLTYFWYKLLFKLGLKTDEIFYIGGSEALPPPLSKEEEAILINKLPNGDEAARSILIERNLRLVVYIARKFENTGINIEDLISIGTIGLIKAVNTFNPEKKIKLATYASRCIENEILMYLRRNNKIRSEVSFDEPLNIDWDGNELLLSDVLGTDDDIITKDLEANVDRKLLTKALTQLSEREKQIMELRFGLAGGEEKTQKDVADMLGISQSYISRLEKRIIKRLRKEFNKMV from the coding sequence TTGAAGAAATTCATTCTTCGGCTCACTTATTTTTGGTACAAACTATTGTTCAAGCTCGGATTGAAAACGGACGAAATATTTTATATAGGAGGGAGTGAGGCACTGCCGCCGCCCCTTTCAAAGGAAGAAGAGGCAATACTGATCAATAAATTACCCAATGGCGATGAAGCTGCACGCTCGATCTTGATTGAACGTAATTTAAGGCTGGTGGTTTATATTGCCAGGAAATTTGAAAATACTGGCATCAATATTGAGGATTTAATCAGCATCGGTACGATAGGTTTGATCAAAGCAGTGAATACATTCAATCCTGAGAAGAAAATAAAACTGGCTACATATGCTTCGAGATGCATCGAGAATGAAATATTAATGTATTTACGCAGAAATAACAAAATCCGCTCTGAAGTTTCTTTTGATGAACCTCTGAATATTGATTGGGATGGAAATGAACTTTTGTTATCCGATGTACTTGGAACGGACGATGACATTATCACGAAAGACTTGGAGGCAAACGTTGACCGTAAGCTGCTGACAAAAGCACTTACGCAGTTATCCGAACGTGAAAAACAGATAATGGAACTCCGTTTTGGACTTGCAGGCGGAGAAGAAAAAACCCAAAAGGACGTTGCCGACATGCTGGGGATTTCCCAATCTTACATTTCACGTTTGGAAAAAAGGATTATTAAGAG
- a CDS encoding DUF881 domain-containing protein has protein sequence MKKKLSFSLVTLIAGFMLAIQFNLVNQPVVSDTRDMWELKNDLLKEQQTQADLIEGISKLEGKIASYETKKNESKEEVLRDTLTELKTDAGLTEIKGNGVLVSIQPIKADILLGEKVEYISPVLIIRLINEMYRYGANEISISGQRYISTSVIRDINGQPKMDGYPLVHYPVEIQAITVDPKKLKQRIEGSELMDDFFIDNFEVQIKVHSGQLTLPAYQNAVNVEHMKPVMDGGES, from the coding sequence ATGAAAAAAAAGCTTTCTTTTAGTTTGGTTACGTTGATTGCTGGCTTCATGCTTGCTATTCAATTCAATTTGGTGAATCAGCCTGTCGTTTCCGATACAAGGGATATGTGGGAGCTGAAAAATGATTTATTGAAAGAACAGCAGACCCAGGCGGATTTAATAGAGGGTATCAGTAAGCTTGAGGGAAAAATAGCATCCTATGAAACAAAGAAAAATGAGAGTAAAGAAGAAGTATTGCGTGACACCCTGACCGAATTAAAGACTGACGCAGGTTTGACTGAAATAAAAGGAAATGGAGTACTCGTATCTATACAGCCTATCAAAGCAGATATCCTTCTTGGTGAGAAGGTCGAGTATATTTCACCTGTATTGATCATTCGGCTCATTAATGAAATGTATAGGTATGGCGCTAACGAAATTTCCATTTCAGGACAAAGGTATATATCGACATCGGTTATTCGTGATATAAATGGGCAGCCGAAAATGGACGGATATCCTCTTGTTCATTACCCGGTCGAAATTCAGGCAATAACGGTTGATCCAAAGAAACTGAAGCAGCGTATTGAAGGTTCCGAACTTATGGATGATTTCTTTATAGATAATTTTGAAGTGCAAATTAAGGTGCATTCCGGTCAGTTGACATTGCCGGCCTACCAAAATGCTGTTAATGTGGAACACATGAAACCCGTTATGGATGGGGGGGAATCGTAA
- the ftsZ gene encoding cell division protein FtsZ — MLEFDSNLEQLATIKVIGVGGGGNNAVNRMIEHGVQGVEFISVNTDAQALNLSKAEIKMQIGGKLTRGLGAGANPEVGKKAAEESKEQIEEALKGADMVFVTAGMGGGTGTGAAPVIAGIAKDLGALTVGVVTRPFTFEGRKRATQAQGGISSMKESVDTLIVIPNDRLLEIVDKSTPMLEAFREADNVLRQGVQGISDLIAVPGLINLDFADVKTIMSNKGSALMGIGISSGENRAAEAAKKAISSPLLETSIDGAQGVLMNITGGTNLSLFEVQEAADIVATASDQDVNMIFGSVINENLKDEIVVTVIATGFNEVEASIRPTGRPTLGQQQQSRPQTQQAPQSNVKREVKREEVNEQPARNANQGDEALDIPTFLRNRNRRR, encoded by the coding sequence ATGTTGGAGTTTGATTCTAATCTAGAACAATTAGCAACGATAAAAGTAATAGGTGTTGGCGGCGGCGGAAACAATGCGGTAAACAGAATGATCGAGCATGGTGTACAGGGTGTTGAGTTTATTTCTGTCAATACTGACGCACAAGCTCTTAATCTATCAAAAGCAGAAATCAAAATGCAAATCGGTGGGAAGCTTACACGCGGTTTGGGTGCAGGTGCCAATCCCGAGGTAGGAAAAAAAGCTGCTGAGGAAAGCAAAGAGCAGATTGAAGAAGCGCTTAAAGGTGCCGATATGGTATTCGTAACGGCTGGAATGGGCGGCGGTACAGGAACAGGGGCTGCTCCTGTCATAGCGGGCATTGCTAAAGATCTAGGGGCTCTTACAGTGGGTGTAGTTACACGTCCATTTACTTTCGAAGGCCGAAAACGTGCAACACAGGCACAAGGCGGCATTTCATCCATGAAGGAATCGGTTGACACACTGATCGTCATTCCGAACGACCGCCTCCTTGAAATCGTCGATAAAAGCACGCCAATGCTTGAAGCATTCCGTGAAGCCGATAATGTACTTCGTCAAGGTGTACAAGGGATTTCAGATTTAATTGCTGTTCCAGGTCTTATTAACTTGGACTTTGCCGATGTGAAGACCATCATGTCTAACAAAGGTTCAGCACTTATGGGAATCGGGATTTCCTCAGGGGAAAACCGTGCGGCGGAAGCGGCGAAAAAAGCCATTTCCAGTCCGTTGCTTGAAACATCGATTGATGGTGCCCAAGGCGTACTGATGAATATTACCGGTGGTACGAACCTAAGTCTTTTTGAAGTCCAGGAAGCTGCCGATATCGTGGCTACTGCATCCGATCAAGACGTAAACATGATTTTTGGTTCGGTTATCAATGAAAACCTTAAAGATGAAATCGTCGTTACGGTAATTGCAACAGGCTTTAACGAGGTTGAAGCTTCAATACGGCCTACTGGACGTCCAACACTCGGACAACAGCAGCAATCAAGACCTCAGACACAACAAGCGCCACAGTCAAACGTGAAGCGTGAAGTGAAGAGAGAAGAAGTCAATGAACAGCCTGCACGTAATGCCAATCAAGGTGATGAGGCTTTGGATATTCCAACCTTCCTCCGTAACCGTAATAGACGCCGTTAA
- a CDS encoding small basic family protein, translating into MWLPVFGLLIGITLGFLVDFDIPHEYSNYLSIAVLAAFDTLFGGIRAHLQNIYDEVVFVTGFFFNIVLAAGLAFLGVHLGVDLYLAAIFVFGVRLFQNIALIRRILIEKWSISRKKQKKNL; encoded by the coding sequence ATGTGGCTGCCAGTTTTTGGACTCTTGATTGGAATCACCCTCGGTTTTTTGGTTGATTTTGATATTCCCCATGAATATTCAAATTATCTCTCCATCGCCGTGCTTGCTGCTTTTGATACCTTATTTGGGGGCATACGGGCACATCTGCAAAATATTTATGATGAAGTTGTATTTGTAACAGGATTCTTCTTTAATATTGTTTTAGCTGCAGGTTTGGCTTTTCTAGGTGTACATCTTGGTGTAGACTTATATTTAGCCGCAATCTTTGTTTTCGGTGTAAGGCTCTTTCAAAATATCGCCCTGATTAGAAGGATCCTAATTGAAAAATGGTCCATTTCCCGGAAAAAGCAGAAAAAAAATCTATAA
- a CDS encoding cell division protein FtsQ/DivIB, whose protein sequence is MEKGKIVSIEDRIPKLKQLRKSKANRRLVLLLSLFFILVACVLYFLSPLSYVKSVQVEGNRYITSKQIIKLSKVKMNRSIWKVDTGAAAANIKKNQEIKSVKVTPVFPNSIKITVSEHNRMAYLSNNGKFAPILENGSVLEELATGEIPVFAPVLIGFKEGKALKLLLEELDKLPVEIQNAISEIHYAPTKTDVYHIVMFMNDGFEVSATSRTLYEKMIHYPSIVSQLDPEVKGVIDLEVGSYFKAYEDAEQKEDTNEEN, encoded by the coding sequence ATGGAAAAGGGGAAAATCGTTTCCATTGAGGACCGCATCCCGAAATTAAAACAATTAAGAAAAAGCAAAGCAAACAGGCGACTTGTTCTTTTGCTTTCCCTTTTCTTCATTCTGGTTGCTTGTGTGCTATATTTCTTATCCCCGTTGAGCTATGTGAAATCTGTGCAGGTAGAGGGGAATCGTTATATTACTTCCAAACAGATCATTAAATTGAGTAAGGTGAAGATGAATCGAAGCATCTGGAAGGTTGATACAGGTGCAGCCGCAGCCAATATCAAAAAAAATCAAGAAATAAAAAGCGTTAAGGTGACACCGGTATTTCCTAATTCCATTAAAATTACGGTTTCAGAACATAACAGGATGGCGTATCTGTCCAATAATGGGAAGTTTGCACCCATTTTGGAAAACGGGTCCGTTTTAGAGGAGTTAGCAACAGGCGAAATTCCAGTATTTGCCCCTGTTTTAATTGGTTTCAAAGAGGGTAAAGCATTAAAGTTGCTTTTAGAAGAGCTGGACAAGCTTCCTGTCGAGATTCAGAATGCCATTTCAGAAATTCATTACGCTCCAACCAAAACCGATGTCTATCATATCGTCATGTTTATGAACGATGGGTTTGAAGTAAGTGCGACAAGCCGTACTTTATACGAGAAAATGATTCACTATCCATCGATTGTCAGCCAGTTGGATCCAGAGGTAAAGGGAGTCATCGATCTGGAAGTGGGTTCTTATTTTAAAGCATATGAAGACGCTGAACAAAAGGAAGACACTAATGAGGAAAATTAA